In a genomic window of Sarcophilus harrisii chromosome 4, mSarHar1.11, whole genome shotgun sequence:
- the LOC100915099 gene encoding uncharacterized protein LOC100915099, whose amino-acid sequence IKPCIPFNSIIPLLSLYPKEIFQKAQEEEQKEKEKKKEEKEKASFEMGKSSVLPHFHFPLHGWADAVTSQWLLGTEWTKEGPEKKKMNEDFSQSSDHNSSPNKKTIQSLKNSGKEQTFRDRRQKEKLRDNFLWQNEWWGENRLCTFLPPVLGPCLCGCSLRTKLVLHPRPPTLPRQTAPKLPYLLSKRESTPSMAWSQTRPTSPSSLHPTSPTGLQPTSHPLQPRQLVPLGIWPQGFIMAPPKNRPPRSHSHFP is encoded by the exons ataaaaccatgcataccctttaactCAATAATACCACTGTTAAGTTTGTACCCCAAAGAAATTTTTCAAAAGGCGCAGGAGGAGgagcaaaaggagaaagagaagaagaaggaagagaaa GAAAAAGCATCATTTGAGATGGGGAAATCTAGTG TTCTTCCCCATTTCCATTTTCCACTTCATGGCTGGGCTGATGCAGTGACATCACAATGGTTGTTAGGGACAGAATGGACTAAGGAAGGACCTGAGAAG aaaaaaatgaatgaagatttTAGTCAGAGCTCTGACCACAACTCCAGTCCAAACAAGAAAACCATCCAGAGTCTGAAAAATTCGGG AAAGGAGCAAACCTTCAGGGACCGGAGGCAGAAGGAAAAATTGAGAGATAACTTCCTGTGGCAGAACGAATGGTGGGGGGAAAACAGGCTCTGCACATTTCTCCCCCCTGTGCTTGGGCCCTGTCTCTGTGGATGCAGCTTAAGAACGAAATTAGTGCTTCACCCTCGGCCCCCAACACTTCCCAGGCAGACTGCCCCAAAGCTTCCATATTTACTATCCAAGAGAGAGTCAACACCATCAATGGCCTGGTCTCAAACACGTCCTACTTCTCCTTCATCTTTACACCCAACCTCCCCGACTGGTCTCCAGCCTACCAGTCACCCTCTGCAACCCCGGCAACTGGTCCCTTTAGGTATTTGGCCCCAAGGTTTTATCATGGCTCCTCCCAAGAACAGGCCTCCCAGAAGCCATTCCCACTTTCCTTAG